AGGACGCGGCCCTGTTGTTCACCGGCACCGGCATGTTCACCTTCGACGCGCTCGCCGAGCTCGGCCGCGACAGCGGACGCACCCTGCTCACCTCCAACCTGGCGAGCGCCTGGTGGGCCCGCGACACCCTCGGCCTCCCGGCCGAAGGACCGGACGCCCACCCGCTGCTCCGCCGGCTCGCGGAGCGGGCCGCCGCCGTGGCCGTGTCGTGAGCGGCCGCGCGACGCCCCACGGGCCGGTCGCCGTCGTCGGCGCCGGGCCGGTGGGCCTGACCGCCGCCCTCGTCCTCGCCCGCGCCGGGATCCCGGTGACCGTTCTGGAGTCCAGGAACGAGCTGGCCACCGAGTCCCGCGCCTCCACCTTCCACCCCGCGACCCTCGACCTCCTCGACGAACTCGGCGTCGCGGCCGCCCTGCGCGTCCAGGGCCGCACCGTCGACCGCGTCCAGTGGCGCGACCTGGACGGCGCGGTCCACGCCGAACTGGACTACGGACTGCTCGCCGGACACACCGGCCACCCCTACCGGCTCCACGTCGAACAGGCCCGGCTCACCCCGCTGCTGCTCGACGCGCTCACCGCGACCGGCCTCGCCGACGTACGGTTCGGGGCCACCGCCACCGGCGCCACCGAGACCGGCGGCGGGGTGCGGCTGCGCACCGAGGACGCGGCCGGGCGGGCGACCGTCGGCCACCACCCGTACGTCCTGGCGGCCGACGGCAGCCGCAGCCGGCTCCGCGAGCTCGCCGGACTGCCCGGCACGGCCGAGGAGTACCCCGACTACGCGCTGCGCGTGGTCACCGACTCCCCGCTCGACGAACTGCTCCCCGGGCTCGCCCCGCTGGCCTACGTCCGCGACCCCCGTGGCTCGTTCAGCGCGCTCGGGATGCCCGACCACTGGCGGCTCATCTTCCGCATCCGGCGCGGGACGCCCCGCGACGAGGTGCTCGCGCCCGAGGCCGTCCGCGCCCGGGTCGAGCAGGCCCTGCCGGGCGCCGCGGGACGGGCCGTGCGCATCACCGACGCGCACACCTACCGGCTCGCCCGCTTCCTGCTGCCGGCCTACCGGGCC
This is a stretch of genomic DNA from Streptomyces sp. R44. It encodes these proteins:
- a CDS encoding FAD-dependent oxidoreductase; the encoded protein is MSGRATPHGPVAVVGAGPVGLTAALVLARAGIPVTVLESRNELATESRASTFHPATLDLLDELGVAAALRVQGRTVDRVQWRDLDGAVHAELDYGLLAGHTGHPYRLHVEQARLTPLLLDALTATGLADVRFGATATGATETGGGVRLRTEDAAGRATVGHHPYVLAADGSRSRLRELAGLPGTAEEYPDYALRVVTDSPLDELLPGLAPLAYVRDPRGSFSALGMPDHWRLIFRIRRGTPRDEVLAPEAVRARVEQALPGAAGRAVRITDAHTYRLARFLLPAYRAGRVLFAGDAAHLTSTAGGLNMNCGIHDAVETGRALAAVLHGGTGDEAPLDAALARRRSIVETAVLPRSEARTAGLDSPAELLARIAGLRRTAADPRAATDYLLKASLLDVAPRPLKGDAHADLVSQAHR